Proteins from a single region of Pseudomonadota bacterium:
- a CDS encoding CpsB/CapC family capsule biosynthesis tyrosine phosphatase, whose translation MIDIHAHVIPGIDDGPADLDEARDLVRAAVAAGTTHIVATPHMVPDQYPNTRTSIVSAFAKCKYTLESASGVRLAAAAEVRVGVDTVDLVEREQLPWIGHYDGRPVALLEFPHAAVPIESRNVIRWLVTRGVVPLIAHPERNLEIMQSYHRVTELADLGCLFQLTAASMSGGFGPGAQKTGARMVRDGLVHVLASDMHNTRYRPPALGPGGRVVEKMIGSSAVADLVYDNPWNIAASLFAAEPIDLVV comes from the coding sequence ATGATTGATATCCACGCCCATGTCATTCCGGGCATCGACGACGGTCCGGCAGACCTCGATGAGGCACGGGACCTCGTGCGCGCCGCCGTTGCAGCGGGCACCACGCACATCGTCGCCACACCGCACATGGTGCCGGACCAGTACCCGAACACGCGCACGTCGATCGTTTCGGCCTTCGCCAAATGCAAATACACGCTCGAGTCTGCCAGCGGTGTGCGCTTGGCTGCCGCGGCCGAAGTGCGGGTCGGTGTCGACACGGTCGACCTGGTTGAGCGTGAGCAGTTGCCCTGGATAGGCCACTATGACGGCCGGCCGGTGGCGCTGCTCGAGTTTCCCCACGCGGCTGTACCGATTGAGTCGCGCAACGTGATCCGGTGGCTGGTCACCCGCGGCGTCGTACCCCTGATCGCACACCCAGAACGGAACCTTGAAATCATGCAGTCCTACCACCGGGTCACGGAACTTGCAGACCTCGGCTGCCTCTTTCAATTGACTGCGGCCTCGATGTCCGGTGGTTTCGGCCCGGGCGCCCAGAAAACCGGTGCCCGGATGGTGCGAGACGGCCTCGTGCACGTGCTCGCATCCGACATGCACAACACGCGCTACCGACCGCCCGCACTCGGGCCGGGCGGCAGGGTGGTTGAAAAAATGATCGGCTCGAGCGCCGTGGCTGATCTGGTGTACGACAACCCGTGGAACATTGCGGCGTCGCTCTTTGCCGCCGAGCCCATCGACCTGGTCGTGTGA